Genomic window (Flavobacteriales bacterium):
CACTTCCACGGCGCGGGCACCGAAGGAATAAGGACGGGCTGAGGCCCGCGCCGCTACCTTTGAAATCGCCGTCAAGCTTCGGGCTGATATACTTGCCGCTGTAGTTCACGGCGCCCCTTCCGGCGGTAATCGGGTCTACCGGCTTCCCGATCCACGGAAGGTCAACGGGCGGCTCGTTGCTGCGGACGCGCGCGTGGTCGAAATTCAGTTCCTCCCGCGGCGATGCCGCTGGCGGCGCGACACCGCCTCCGAAGGCGTCACAGCGCAACTGCTCCGCCGCGTCCTTAGCGGCGTTCCCGCCATGAAGGTCACCCGGCTGGAATAGCTGCGGGTCCACAGGCGTGAGAGCGTGTCGGCGCCGAGCACGAAGAGGTGCTCCCGTATCTGAGGCCGAGCACCTCGCCCACCACGATCGCCAGGCATCTTATCGCTGCCCACTGTCCGATGTCGTTGGCACCGGGTAGTCGGTACGCAGCCATCGAAATCCAGCAGGTGGACGGTGCTTTGCGGCAGACCGTTGCGGATGATGGCGGCAATGCGCTTCCGCTGATGAAAAAATACGACCCGCCCGGCCCATGTCCGTAGGGCGGTTTCCGTGGCGTTCACTCCACCGACCGCTGCGCCACGCTCTGGATCGAGTCGCGGCTGCCGTTGGAAGTGATGCAGTATTCACCGACGGTGAGGTGTGCGGCTCGAAGTTCTTCATGCGCATCTCCACCGGGTCCGTACCGTTACGGTGCGCGATATCGTCGACGAGCGATTCCACGGCGAAGCGCGGATTCACCGCGCCGCTGGCCGCGCCTTAAGCTGCCCTCTGCGGTTTGTTGACGCCACACGCGGTGGGTGGTGAGGCCGAAGTTATCCGAGCTTGTACGGGGCCTGCAACAGCGCCCGTTGCAATAGCTGGTCACCACGCCGAAACTGCCGTACGCACCGCCGTTTCGGTGATGTTGGCATCGAGCGCCTTCAGTACCCATCGTTATTCACCTAGTTGGATGGTCATCCGCGAAGGATGCCGACCGTGGTTGGTGAGAAGCCCTCCTCCCGGCTCAGGCGGACGCGGACCAGGACGCCCTGTGCGCCCGTGCGATGTGCGAGACTGATGATCTCTCGTGCAGGAAGGGATCAGGCTCTTGCCGCCGAAAGCCACCGCCGACCCGCGGCTTGATCGCGCCCGGTGCAGCGGCACTCCAGAGCTTCGCCAAGGCGCGGGTGCAGGTAGTGGGTGACTGCGTGGGGTGGTGATCAATCAGTGTCCGTTCTCGTCCCAGAACGCGTTGGCGGCATGCAGCTCGAGTAGACCCGTAGTTCCACTCCATACTGAAGGTCATCGCGCTCACCACATCGGCGTCCTTCAATCCGGGCACAGTCGCCGAAGCCGGGGATCGACTCTTATGCGTTATTGCCATGGCGCGTGTATGGCGTGGATCTACCTCCTCCGCCCCAACATCCGCTGGGCTCGTCCATGGTGAGGAGGACACGATGGGGCGGTATGAACACCTGGATCGGGGCGCGAGCCAGCCGAAAGCGATAGTCTCCGAATCCCCCGCGACCGGCCGCGGCAATCGCCGATGTATGCGAGTCTTCCACAGCGCCGTAGCGGGGTCTCGTCCTGCGAAATCAATCTGCACGCCGAAGGGATGGACAAGCTCGGTGCCTGTGGCGACGTATTGCACGCCGGCAGACGCATCACCTCGGCGGTATCGATGCCACCAAGGATGTACGCTGAGGATGCGGGCTGGAAGAACTACTTGCAGGGGCGTTCTTCGCCGGGGAAAGTCATCCGGCGAGTCGGCGATGCCTGTCGCCTTGCGAGCCGCCTCGATGAAGGAGCGGCCCGTGCCCACCATGCCAGTCGGGCGCCGGTGAGGCGGAACGGCGTCCTCCTGCTGCTCTTGGCGTATTCGGCCACGGCCTCGATGGTCTTCTTGTAGCCGGTGCGGCGGCTGCACGTTCCCGGAAAGCGCCTCGCCGAGTCCCTCCACGTCGGTCAATCGCTTGCAGGCCCATGGTCCAGCGCGGTGGGCACCATGCCGGGCGTGCAGAAGCCATTGGACGGCGCCCGCCTCCACAATTTCTATTGCAGACGGTGCAGTTCCGCGTTGGTGGATAGCCCCTCGACGGTGGTGTTGGCGGCACCGTCGAAACGCATGGCGGGCGTGATGCAGTTGAGTACCGGTTCGCCGTCCACCTGGCGCGGTGCGGAAGCGCCGCAGCTGCCCTGCGAGCAACCGTCTTGGACAACGTCAGCCCGACCTTCGTCCGGATCGCTTCCGAAAGCATTTCATGCGGACCCACCAGCACGTAGTGTTCCTGCCATTGTTAGTGAACCGGGCTGTTCCCAGGATGCGAGCGGTTAGTAGTGAGATGAAGTGAGCGGAGGGTCGTCATCGTGGGGTGTTCGTTCGTGGTCAGATTCCGGCGCCGATGCTTTGCCGCCGTCCGCATAGAAGTCTGCCCGGTGATGAAGCGGGCCTTGTCGGAAAGCAAGAAGGGAGGCGACAGTGTGCTCCGTTTCATCACCGGCTGGCCCATGGGGCGTATGGGTTGCGCGACGATCGGCGTTAGAGCACTTCGGGTTCGAGGCTTTAGGTGAGCGGCGTATCGGTCCCGGGCCAGGGTGCCACGGCGTTCACGCGCACGTTGGAAGGGCGAACTCCAGCGCGAGCACGCGGGTGAGCGCCACCACCTGCAGACTTGGAGGGCCGGCGTCGTTGCTCTGGCCGGGATGCCGAACCGGGCGCGGGAAGAGATGTTCACGATTAGGCCCCGGACTTCTGGTGAACGCATGCGGATAGCGGCTCGCGGCACATCGACCAGTGCCCTGCACGGTTTCACGTCCAGCACCGCTTGCGAAATCCTCCAGCGTCATTTTCCAGGTCGGCCGGTCGCGGATGATCACGCGTTATTCACCACGGCATCCACCTTTCCCGCGAAGGCCATCACCTGCTCGAAACGGGTCACACGGCCTCCTCCTGCCGGATGTCCACGGCGATGAAGGTGACCTGTCCTTGCCGAATCCGTTCGTGTGCTTCGCCCTGCAAAACGTGGTCGATCTCCACGGCGACCACGTAGTGGCCCTCCGCCACGAGCTGCCCGGTGATGGCGCGCCCGATGCCCTTGGCGGCGCCGGTGAGCGATGGCAATGGGTCCGTTGCTCATGATGCAATACTGTTTTCACGCGGATCGATTCGGCGAGGATACTCACGACGATACTCA
Coding sequences:
- a CDS encoding SDR family NAD(P)-dependent oxidoreductase, which translates into the protein MPSLTGAAKGIGRAITGQLVAEGHYVVAVEIDHVLQGEAHERIRQGQVTFIAVDIRQEEAV